A stretch of the Argentina anserina chromosome 6, drPotAnse1.1, whole genome shotgun sequence genome encodes the following:
- the LOC126799217 gene encoding dof zinc finger protein DOF3.1-like — MQDPTTFQPIKPHFPEQEQLKCPRCDSSNTKFCYYNNYNLSQPRHFCKNCKRYWTKGGSLRNIPIGGGSRKHTKRSSGSKRSSSSTTNSSSSTVSSSLAAAAKAQSQMGQKVDQQSPMMDMSGSFSSLLSTNDQFGSLMEGLNPNGSGFKMQMGDFGENVVDSSGHGLNLDPGLEVQSNGNPESYMSLQNGDCFGSSGWPDLAIYTPGSSFQ, encoded by the coding sequence ATGCAAGACCCAACAACGTTCCAACCCATCAAACCCCATTTCCCAGAGCAAGAGCAGCTCAAATGTCCACGCTGCGATTCCTCAAACACAAAGTTCTGCTACTACAACAACTACAATCTCTCGCAGCCTCGACACTTCTGCAAGAACTGCAAGAGGTACTGGACCAAAGGTGGTTCCCTCAGAAACATTCCCATAGGTGGTGGAAGCAGAAAGCACACCAAGCGATCTTCGGGTTCGAAACgatcttcatcatcaaccaCCAACTCATCTTCTTCAACAGTCTCGAGCTCTttagcagcagcagcaaaaGCTCAGAGCCAAATGGGTCAGAAAGTCGATCAGCAAAGTCCGATGATGGATATGTCAGGGAGCTTCAGCTCACTGTTGAGTACTAATGATCAATTTGGGTCACTTATGGAGGGTCTGAATCCAAATGGGTCGGGTTTTAAAATGCAAATGGGTGATTTTGGAGAGAATGTGGTGGATTCATCAGGACATGGGTTGAATTTGGATCCAGGTTTGGAGGTTCAGAGCAATGGGAATCCAGAGAGCTACATGAGTTTGCAAAATGGTGATTGTTTTGGGAGCAGTGGGTGGCCTGACCTTGCCATTTACACACCAGGTTCAAGTTTTCAGTAG
- the LOC126798130 gene encoding uncharacterized protein LOC126798130 has product MASKFPQLQSKLVQVSNLLAKNGNTYYKQMMEKNKGYIQEPPTIENCQTLAKQLFYTRLASIPSRYEAFWKELNGLKDVLKTTREMNVEKAGVVALFGVECFAWFWTGEIVGRGWTITGYYV; this is encoded by the exons ATGGCATCAAAGTTTCCTCAGTTGCAGTCAAAGCTGGTCCAGGTGTCAAACTTATTAGCCAAGAATGGAAATACATATTACAAGCAGATGATGGAAAAGAACAAGGGCTATATCCAGGAGCCACCCACCATCGAGAACTGTCAAACATTAGCAAAGCAACTGTTCTATACTCGTCTTGCCAG TATCCCTAGTCGCTATGAAGCATTCTGGAAGGAACTTAACGGTCTCAAGGACGTTTTGAAAACCACACGGGAGATGAATGTGGAGAAAGCTGGCGTTGTTGCTCTTTTTGGGGTCGAGTGCTTTGCTTGGTTCTGGACTGGTGAGATTGTAGGAAGGGGTTGGACAATCACAGGCTATTATGTTTGA
- the LOC126798128 gene encoding serine/threonine protein phosphatase 2A 55 kDa regulatory subunit B beta isoform-like isoform X1 yields the protein MNGADEVVAAAAPEGPPPALDWRFSQVFGERTAGEEVQEVDIISAIEFDKNGDHLATGDRGGRVVLFERTDTKDHGGSRRDLERMDYSIRHPEFRYKTEFQSHEPEFDYLKSLEIEEKINKIRWCQTANGALFLLSTNDKTIKFWKVQEKKVKKVSEMNVDPSKTVANGSVASSSSLSNPKIHLANGGCQSSSSLGNDISFPPGGIPSLRLPQVVTSHETSLAARCRRVYAHAHDYHINSISKNSDGETFISADDLRINLWNLEISSQSFNIVDVKPTNMEDLTEVITSAEFHPTHCNTLAYSSSKGSIRLIDLRQSALCDSHAKLFEEQEAPGARSFFTEIIASISDIKFAKDGRFILSRDYMTLKLWDINMDSGPVTTFQVHEDLRPKLCDLYENDSIFDKFECCLSGDGLRVATGSYSNLFRVFGCGSGSTEATTLEASKNPMRRQVQTPTRPSRSLSSSLTRVVRRGKCILWYLPSNKFVAIPFVILTVDKSITGAESPGVDANGNCFDFTTKLLHLAWHPTENSIACAAANSLYMYYA from the exons atgaaCGGTGCTGATGAGGTCGTCGCAGCAGCAGCTCCGGAGGGCCCACCGCCGGCTCTGGATTGGAGATTCTCTCAGGTCTTCGGCGAGCGTACAGCCGGAGAAGAAGTTCAGGAAG TCGACATTATTTctgctattgaatttgataaaaATGGTGACCATCTTGCTACTGGCGACAGAGGGGGCCGGGTCGTACTTTTTGAGAGGACAGATACAAAAGAT CATGGTGGCTCCAGAAGGGATTTAGAGAGGATGGATTATTCAATTAGACACCCTGAGTTCCGCTACAAAACAGAGTTTCAGAGCCATGAGCCTGAG TTTGACTATCTGAAAAGTTTGGAAATAGAGGAgaaaatcaacaaaatcagATGGTGCCAAACAGCAAATGGTGCCCTATTTCTCCTATCTACTAATGACAAGACAATTAAGTTTTGGAAG GTCCAAGAAAAGAAGGTCAAGAAAGTTTCTGAGATGAATGTGGATCCTTCCAAAACTGTAGCAAATGGAAGTGTTGCTAGTTCAAGCAGTTTGAGTAACCCTAAAATACATCTTGCAAATGGGGGATGCCAGTCTTCCAGTTCTCTTGGCAATGATATTTCATTTCCACCTGGGGGAATTCCTTCACTGCGACTACCACAGGTA GTAACAAGCCATGAGACTAGCTTGGCTGCTAGATGTCGAAGAGTATATGCTCATGCTCATGATTATCATAtcaattcaatttcaaaaaacaG TGATGGTGAAACTTTTATATCGGCTGATGATCTGCGAATAAATCTTTGGAACTTGGAAATTAGCAGTCAAAGTTTCAATATTGTTGATGTGAAACCTACAAACATGGAAGATTTAACCG AGGTGATAACTTCAGCAGAGTTCCACCCCACCCATTGCAACACGTTAGCCTATAGCAGTTCCAAAGGTTCAATTCGACTAATTGATTTGCGGCAGTCTGCTTTGTGTGATTCTCATGCTAAATT GTTTGAGGAACAAGAGGCACCTGGTGCTAGATCATTCTTCACAGAAATTATTGCTTCAATCTCCGATATTAAGTTTGCAAAGGATGGTAGATTTATACTGAGCCGCGATTACATGACACTTAAG TTATGGGACATCAATATGGATTCAGGACCAGTTACAACCTTCCAGGTTCATGAAGATTTAAGACCTAAG CTGTGTGATTTATATGAGAACGATTCTATCTTTGATAAATTCGAGTGTTGTCTTAGTGGTGATGGCTTGCGAGTGGCAACGGGATCTTATAG CAATCTATTCCGTGTATTTGGTTGTGGCTCTGGTAGTACAGAAGCTACAACTCTGGAAGCGAGCAAAAATCCAATGAG GCGACAAGTTCAGACTCCTACTAGACCTTCCAGGTCACTCAGCAGTAGTTTAACACGAGTTGTCAGACGAGGTAAGTGCATACTCTGGTATTTACCATCAAATAAGTTCGTTGCCATCCCTTTTGTTATATTGACTGTGGACAAATCAATCACAGGAGCTGAAAGCCCCGGAGTTGATGCCAATGGAAATTGTTTTGATTTCACAACAAAGTTGCTGCACTTAGCATGGCATCCAACTGAAAACTCAATAGCCTGTGCTGCTGCTAACAGTCTGTACATGTACTATGCGTAA
- the LOC126798128 gene encoding serine/threonine protein phosphatase 2A 55 kDa regulatory subunit B beta isoform-like isoform X2 — protein MNGADEVVAAAAPEGPPPALDWRFSQVFGERTAGEEVQEVDIISAIEFDKNGDHLATGDRGGRVVLFERTDTKDHGGSRRDLERMDYSIRHPEFRYKTEFQSHEPEFDYLKSLEIEEKINKIRWCQTANGALFLLSTNDKTIKFWKVQEKKVKKVSEMNVDPSKTVANGSVASSSSLSNPKIHLANGGCQSSSSLGNDISFPPGGIPSLRLPQVTSHETSLAARCRRVYAHAHDYHINSISKNSDGETFISADDLRINLWNLEISSQSFNIVDVKPTNMEDLTEVITSAEFHPTHCNTLAYSSSKGSIRLIDLRQSALCDSHAKLFEEQEAPGARSFFTEIIASISDIKFAKDGRFILSRDYMTLKLWDINMDSGPVTTFQVHEDLRPKLCDLYENDSIFDKFECCLSGDGLRVATGSYSNLFRVFGCGSGSTEATTLEASKNPMRRQVQTPTRPSRSLSSSLTRVVRRGKCILWYLPSNKFVAIPFVILTVDKSITGAESPGVDANGNCFDFTTKLLHLAWHPTENSIACAAANSLYMYYA, from the exons atgaaCGGTGCTGATGAGGTCGTCGCAGCAGCAGCTCCGGAGGGCCCACCGCCGGCTCTGGATTGGAGATTCTCTCAGGTCTTCGGCGAGCGTACAGCCGGAGAAGAAGTTCAGGAAG TCGACATTATTTctgctattgaatttgataaaaATGGTGACCATCTTGCTACTGGCGACAGAGGGGGCCGGGTCGTACTTTTTGAGAGGACAGATACAAAAGAT CATGGTGGCTCCAGAAGGGATTTAGAGAGGATGGATTATTCAATTAGACACCCTGAGTTCCGCTACAAAACAGAGTTTCAGAGCCATGAGCCTGAG TTTGACTATCTGAAAAGTTTGGAAATAGAGGAgaaaatcaacaaaatcagATGGTGCCAAACAGCAAATGGTGCCCTATTTCTCCTATCTACTAATGACAAGACAATTAAGTTTTGGAAG GTCCAAGAAAAGAAGGTCAAGAAAGTTTCTGAGATGAATGTGGATCCTTCCAAAACTGTAGCAAATGGAAGTGTTGCTAGTTCAAGCAGTTTGAGTAACCCTAAAATACATCTTGCAAATGGGGGATGCCAGTCTTCCAGTTCTCTTGGCAATGATATTTCATTTCCACCTGGGGGAATTCCTTCACTGCGACTACCACAG GTAACAAGCCATGAGACTAGCTTGGCTGCTAGATGTCGAAGAGTATATGCTCATGCTCATGATTATCATAtcaattcaatttcaaaaaacaG TGATGGTGAAACTTTTATATCGGCTGATGATCTGCGAATAAATCTTTGGAACTTGGAAATTAGCAGTCAAAGTTTCAATATTGTTGATGTGAAACCTACAAACATGGAAGATTTAACCG AGGTGATAACTTCAGCAGAGTTCCACCCCACCCATTGCAACACGTTAGCCTATAGCAGTTCCAAAGGTTCAATTCGACTAATTGATTTGCGGCAGTCTGCTTTGTGTGATTCTCATGCTAAATT GTTTGAGGAACAAGAGGCACCTGGTGCTAGATCATTCTTCACAGAAATTATTGCTTCAATCTCCGATATTAAGTTTGCAAAGGATGGTAGATTTATACTGAGCCGCGATTACATGACACTTAAG TTATGGGACATCAATATGGATTCAGGACCAGTTACAACCTTCCAGGTTCATGAAGATTTAAGACCTAAG CTGTGTGATTTATATGAGAACGATTCTATCTTTGATAAATTCGAGTGTTGTCTTAGTGGTGATGGCTTGCGAGTGGCAACGGGATCTTATAG CAATCTATTCCGTGTATTTGGTTGTGGCTCTGGTAGTACAGAAGCTACAACTCTGGAAGCGAGCAAAAATCCAATGAG GCGACAAGTTCAGACTCCTACTAGACCTTCCAGGTCACTCAGCAGTAGTTTAACACGAGTTGTCAGACGAGGTAAGTGCATACTCTGGTATTTACCATCAAATAAGTTCGTTGCCATCCCTTTTGTTATATTGACTGTGGACAAATCAATCACAGGAGCTGAAAGCCCCGGAGTTGATGCCAATGGAAATTGTTTTGATTTCACAACAAAGTTGCTGCACTTAGCATGGCATCCAACTGAAAACTCAATAGCCTGTGCTGCTGCTAACAGTCTGTACATGTACTATGCGTAA
- the LOC126798128 gene encoding serine/threonine protein phosphatase 2A 55 kDa regulatory subunit B beta isoform-like isoform X4, whose protein sequence is MNGADEVVAAAAPEGPPPALDWRFSQVFGERTAGEEVQEVDIISAIEFDKNGDHLATGDRGGRVVLFERTDTKDHGGSRRDLERMDYSIRHPEFRYKTEFQSHEPEFDYLKSLEIEEKINKIRWCQTANGALFLLSTNDKTIKFWKVQEKKVKKVSEMNVDPSKTVANGSVASSSSLSNPKIHLANGGCQSSSSLGNDISFPPGGIPSLRLPQVTSHETSLAARCRRVYAHAHDYHINSISKNSDGETFISADDLRINLWNLEISSQSFNIVDVKPTNMEDLTEVITSAEFHPTHCNTLAYSSSKGSIRLIDLRQSALCDSHAKLFEEQEAPGARSFFTEIIASISDIKFAKDGRFILSRDYMTLKLWDINMDSGPVTTFQVHEDLRPKLCDLYENDSIFDKFECCLSGDGLRVATGSYSNLFRVFGCGSGSTEATTLEASKNPMRRQVQTPTRPSRSLSSSLTRVVRRGAESPGVDANGNCFDFTTKLLHLAWHPTENSIACAAANSLYMYYA, encoded by the exons atgaaCGGTGCTGATGAGGTCGTCGCAGCAGCAGCTCCGGAGGGCCCACCGCCGGCTCTGGATTGGAGATTCTCTCAGGTCTTCGGCGAGCGTACAGCCGGAGAAGAAGTTCAGGAAG TCGACATTATTTctgctattgaatttgataaaaATGGTGACCATCTTGCTACTGGCGACAGAGGGGGCCGGGTCGTACTTTTTGAGAGGACAGATACAAAAGAT CATGGTGGCTCCAGAAGGGATTTAGAGAGGATGGATTATTCAATTAGACACCCTGAGTTCCGCTACAAAACAGAGTTTCAGAGCCATGAGCCTGAG TTTGACTATCTGAAAAGTTTGGAAATAGAGGAgaaaatcaacaaaatcagATGGTGCCAAACAGCAAATGGTGCCCTATTTCTCCTATCTACTAATGACAAGACAATTAAGTTTTGGAAG GTCCAAGAAAAGAAGGTCAAGAAAGTTTCTGAGATGAATGTGGATCCTTCCAAAACTGTAGCAAATGGAAGTGTTGCTAGTTCAAGCAGTTTGAGTAACCCTAAAATACATCTTGCAAATGGGGGATGCCAGTCTTCCAGTTCTCTTGGCAATGATATTTCATTTCCACCTGGGGGAATTCCTTCACTGCGACTACCACAG GTAACAAGCCATGAGACTAGCTTGGCTGCTAGATGTCGAAGAGTATATGCTCATGCTCATGATTATCATAtcaattcaatttcaaaaaacaG TGATGGTGAAACTTTTATATCGGCTGATGATCTGCGAATAAATCTTTGGAACTTGGAAATTAGCAGTCAAAGTTTCAATATTGTTGATGTGAAACCTACAAACATGGAAGATTTAACCG AGGTGATAACTTCAGCAGAGTTCCACCCCACCCATTGCAACACGTTAGCCTATAGCAGTTCCAAAGGTTCAATTCGACTAATTGATTTGCGGCAGTCTGCTTTGTGTGATTCTCATGCTAAATT GTTTGAGGAACAAGAGGCACCTGGTGCTAGATCATTCTTCACAGAAATTATTGCTTCAATCTCCGATATTAAGTTTGCAAAGGATGGTAGATTTATACTGAGCCGCGATTACATGACACTTAAG TTATGGGACATCAATATGGATTCAGGACCAGTTACAACCTTCCAGGTTCATGAAGATTTAAGACCTAAG CTGTGTGATTTATATGAGAACGATTCTATCTTTGATAAATTCGAGTGTTGTCTTAGTGGTGATGGCTTGCGAGTGGCAACGGGATCTTATAG CAATCTATTCCGTGTATTTGGTTGTGGCTCTGGTAGTACAGAAGCTACAACTCTGGAAGCGAGCAAAAATCCAATGAG GCGACAAGTTCAGACTCCTACTAGACCTTCCAGGTCACTCAGCAGTAGTTTAACACGAGTTGTCAGACGAG GAGCTGAAAGCCCCGGAGTTGATGCCAATGGAAATTGTTTTGATTTCACAACAAAGTTGCTGCACTTAGCATGGCATCCAACTGAAAACTCAATAGCCTGTGCTGCTGCTAACAGTCTGTACATGTACTATGCGTAA
- the LOC126798128 gene encoding serine/threonine protein phosphatase 2A 55 kDa regulatory subunit B beta isoform-like isoform X3, whose protein sequence is MNGADEVVAAAAPEGPPPALDWRFSQVFGERTAGEEVQEVDIISAIEFDKNGDHLATGDRGGRVVLFERTDTKDHGGSRRDLERMDYSIRHPEFRYKTEFQSHEPEFDYLKSLEIEEKINKIRWCQTANGALFLLSTNDKTIKFWKVQEKKVKKVSEMNVDPSKTVANGSVASSSSLSNPKIHLANGGCQSSSSLGNDISFPPGGIPSLRLPQVVTSHETSLAARCRRVYAHAHDYHINSISKNSDGETFISADDLRINLWNLEISSQSFNIVDVKPTNMEDLTEVITSAEFHPTHCNTLAYSSSKGSIRLIDLRQSALCDSHAKLFEEQEAPGARSFFTEIIASISDIKFAKDGRFILSRDYMTLKLWDINMDSGPVTTFQVHEDLRPKLCDLYENDSIFDKFECCLSGDGLRVATGSYSNLFRVFGCGSGSTEATTLEASKNPMRRQVQTPTRPSRSLSSSLTRVVRRGAESPGVDANGNCFDFTTKLLHLAWHPTENSIACAAANSLYMYYA, encoded by the exons atgaaCGGTGCTGATGAGGTCGTCGCAGCAGCAGCTCCGGAGGGCCCACCGCCGGCTCTGGATTGGAGATTCTCTCAGGTCTTCGGCGAGCGTACAGCCGGAGAAGAAGTTCAGGAAG TCGACATTATTTctgctattgaatttgataaaaATGGTGACCATCTTGCTACTGGCGACAGAGGGGGCCGGGTCGTACTTTTTGAGAGGACAGATACAAAAGAT CATGGTGGCTCCAGAAGGGATTTAGAGAGGATGGATTATTCAATTAGACACCCTGAGTTCCGCTACAAAACAGAGTTTCAGAGCCATGAGCCTGAG TTTGACTATCTGAAAAGTTTGGAAATAGAGGAgaaaatcaacaaaatcagATGGTGCCAAACAGCAAATGGTGCCCTATTTCTCCTATCTACTAATGACAAGACAATTAAGTTTTGGAAG GTCCAAGAAAAGAAGGTCAAGAAAGTTTCTGAGATGAATGTGGATCCTTCCAAAACTGTAGCAAATGGAAGTGTTGCTAGTTCAAGCAGTTTGAGTAACCCTAAAATACATCTTGCAAATGGGGGATGCCAGTCTTCCAGTTCTCTTGGCAATGATATTTCATTTCCACCTGGGGGAATTCCTTCACTGCGACTACCACAGGTA GTAACAAGCCATGAGACTAGCTTGGCTGCTAGATGTCGAAGAGTATATGCTCATGCTCATGATTATCATAtcaattcaatttcaaaaaacaG TGATGGTGAAACTTTTATATCGGCTGATGATCTGCGAATAAATCTTTGGAACTTGGAAATTAGCAGTCAAAGTTTCAATATTGTTGATGTGAAACCTACAAACATGGAAGATTTAACCG AGGTGATAACTTCAGCAGAGTTCCACCCCACCCATTGCAACACGTTAGCCTATAGCAGTTCCAAAGGTTCAATTCGACTAATTGATTTGCGGCAGTCTGCTTTGTGTGATTCTCATGCTAAATT GTTTGAGGAACAAGAGGCACCTGGTGCTAGATCATTCTTCACAGAAATTATTGCTTCAATCTCCGATATTAAGTTTGCAAAGGATGGTAGATTTATACTGAGCCGCGATTACATGACACTTAAG TTATGGGACATCAATATGGATTCAGGACCAGTTACAACCTTCCAGGTTCATGAAGATTTAAGACCTAAG CTGTGTGATTTATATGAGAACGATTCTATCTTTGATAAATTCGAGTGTTGTCTTAGTGGTGATGGCTTGCGAGTGGCAACGGGATCTTATAG CAATCTATTCCGTGTATTTGGTTGTGGCTCTGGTAGTACAGAAGCTACAACTCTGGAAGCGAGCAAAAATCCAATGAG GCGACAAGTTCAGACTCCTACTAGACCTTCCAGGTCACTCAGCAGTAGTTTAACACGAGTTGTCAGACGAG GAGCTGAAAGCCCCGGAGTTGATGCCAATGGAAATTGTTTTGATTTCACAACAAAGTTGCTGCACTTAGCATGGCATCCAACTGAAAACTCAATAGCCTGTGCTGCTGCTAACAGTCTGTACATGTACTATGCGTAA